The following proteins come from a genomic window of Theileria equi strain WA chromosome 2 map unlocalized gcontig_1105316255037, whole genome shotgun sequence:
- a CDS encoding hypothetical protein (encoded by transcript BEWA_041840A): protein MNPFGDLALVREPEDITLDITNINSTIVNYYESTTSHGIYKFYFPSSVNHFIKVTDGGRTIWEPVEEEKCAIVFSHEINGITQLTIHVRFPLGDYQLKYFIRRDGHEEWEPSIEGDDEEHHEALIPETYQGMMDEWLDDLIAEHQGDWGQGVEHGGGDSSPAQIVPEGPGTLYGSFYIEELSLNDGVWNDANFDDDEDDRMQVYVVDDSRLQSILEREQQMNRDDEIRERGSSSESDSESSDAVPRKRLRRMDDASNSGANAGSSTNQIPGRQENSPRVSSSESATSHQNLEDASSSDMVSSSSNNTNE from the coding sequence ATGAATCCATTTGGGGATCTTGCGTTAGTACGAGAGCCTGAAGACATCACTTTGGATATCACAAATATTAACAGTACCATTGTAAATTACTACGAAAGTACTACAAGCCATGGCATATACAAGTTCTACTTTCCAAGTTCTGTAAACCATTTCATAAAAGTTACGGACGGAGGAAGAACAATATGGGAACCTGTCGAGGAAGAAAAGTGTGCAATCGTCTTTTCACACGAAATCAATGGTATAACTCAACTTACTATTCATGTAAGATTTCCTCTTGGGGACTACCAACTCAAATATTTCATTAGAAGGGATGGTCACGAAGAATGGGAACCTTCCATAGAAGGTGACGATGAAGAACATCACGAAGCATTAATACCGGAGACGTACCAAGGAATGATGGACGAATGGCTTGATGACTTGATTGCTGAACACCAAGGTGATTGGGGTCAAGGCGTTGAGCATGGAGGAGGTGATTCTTCTCCAGCACAGATTGTGCCAGAAGGTCCGGGTACACTTTATGGGTCATTTTACATTGAAGAACTAAGTTTGAATGATGGAGTATGGAACGATGCAAACTTTGAcgatgatgaggatgatagAATGCAGGTGTACGTGGTAGATGACTCCCGGCTACAAAGCATCTTGGAGCGAGAACAACAAATGAATAGAGACGATGAAATACGCGAGAGAGGATCGAGCTCAGAGTCTGATTCGGAATCTAGCGATGCAGTACCTCGTAAGCGACTTCGCAGAATGGATGATGCGAGTAATAGTGGCGCAAATGCGGGGAGTTCTACAAACCAAATTCCAGGAAGACAAGAAAATAGTCCACGTGTATCAAGCTCGGAATCGGCCACATCTCACCAAAATTTAGAGGATGCATCCTCTTCTGACATggtttcttcttcatctaaCAATACCAACGAATAG
- a CDS encoding signal peptide containing protein (encoded by transcript BEWA_041850A), with amino-acid sequence MTIFWLLSLYTLSRCVASPDDRITLNFSSVDTPKVSVFEGFDNGFAFESYTVHKGFGISSIVNGQEEVWRASPGEKAVLAVWYKYDGLPLVAVDVRKGGVSTTQCYEKNGKEWKGVTEEDADKTFRKIRMQNSGYDLDIYSPNMYKTAVDEEEKDDGSVHHMYTPEEGVEILSVSDRGATVWTADNYQKCIYAKVITGGRSELMQLQILRPKTEEYFERKPGSGWKSISKDVFYKKIAEKQDTPKPTTPCNLDLAKPDKKRIVQSARKCAGFKCGAYSAVEGFRVTSVSDGKIPIWKAKDSQKCTLVTFYIAKGSKFATIYISDANESTQVRFEKKGGEWKETTGKGCFNLLDEISGSETESSCLKETTALDISNPNTNFLDVTRNISGKLISTAYTPKQSVFISAVADHNHTLWKPTSSNVRLIYVRRASCDNLDLISIFAKYRFTPCFVFFEKDGKRWKEIQSEEYNRKLEIIKARKASG; translated from the coding sequence ATGACGATATTTTGGCTCCTATCGCTCTACACACTCTCCAGGTGTGTAGCCTCTCCGGACGACCGAATTACACTAAACTTCTCAAGCGTTGATACCCCCAAAGTGTCTGTCTTTGAGGGCTTTGACAACGGCTTTGCGTTTGAGTCTTATACTGTCCATAAAGGATTCGGCATATCAAGTATTGTGAATGGCCAGGAAGAGGTATGGAGAGCAAGTCCAGGGGAAAAGGCAGTCCTGGCCGTTTGGTACAAGTATGATGGACTACCTTTGGTCGCTGTAGATGTTAGGAAAGGGGGTGTATCCACTACACAGTGTTACGAAAAGAATGGCAAGGAATGGAAGGGGGTTACGGAAGAAGACGCAGACAAAACATTTAGGAAGATAAGGATGCAAAATTCTGGTTATGACCTTGACATTTATAGTCCAAATATGTACAAAACCGCTGTGGACGAAGAGGAGAAGGATGATGGATCTGTTCATCACATGTATACTCCAGAGGAAGGGGTAGAAATTCTTTCAGTTTCTGACCGTGGAGCCACAGTATGGACGGCTGATAACTATCAAAAGTGTATTTACGCAAAGGTTATTACAGGGGGACGATCAGAGTTGATGCAACTGCAGATATTGAGGCCAAAGACTGAGGAATACTTTGAGCGTAAACCGGGTTCCGGATGGAAGAGCATTTCCAAAGACgtattttataaaaaaaTCGCAGAAAAACAGGATACTCCCAAGCCTACTACTCCATGTAATCTGGATCTCGCGAAGCCGGATAAGAAAAGGATCGTACAAAGCGCACGTAAGTGTGCTGGATTTAAATGTGGAGCCTATTCCGCAGTCGAGGGTTTCAGGGTAACCTCAGTATCAGATGGTAAAATACCAATTTGGAAAGCTAAAGACAGTCAAAAGTGTACACTTGTAACCTTTTATATTGCGAAAGGAAGCAAATTTGCTACAATATATATAAGTGATGCTAACGAATCGACTCAAGTGCGTTTTGAGAAAAAGggtggagaatggaaggaaacCACGGGTAAAGGTTGTTTCAATTTGTTGGATGAAATTAGTGGTTCTGAGACTGAATCATCATGTTTGAAAGAGACAACTGCGCTGGACATTTCGAACCCGAATACAAACTTCTTGGATGTAACAAGGAACATTTCTGGTAAGCTGATATCTACAGCATATACTCCAAAACAAAGTGTTTTCATATCTGCTGTGGCTGACCATAACCACACACTGTGGAAACCAACTAGTAGCAATGTTAGACTTATTTATGTTAGGAGAGCATCCTGCGACAATCTGGATTTGATATCTATATTCGCTAAATATCGCTTTACCCCTTGCTTTGTcttttttgaaaaggatggaaaaaGATGGAAGGAAATACAGAGCGAAGAATACAATCGCAAGttggaaattataaagGCCAGAAAGGCCTCTGGCTGA
- a CDS encoding signal peptide containing protein (encoded by transcript BEWA_041860A): MQTSILFTIFLSVKFAFTADEEPANGNLRVGKGETKVKVPLVINISEDLPEQSVVYQSRSFPNHYYYGIKPEYDAEYRIGAIKDGQEVIIEDDERSVGRTFMVDTTERANKGLGIFKYVDVSTVYKTESGDLEHDIREFLKMSQHLPYREIDRHPVEVDVSRQDGTLIVKRLVKDDGEILYFISRDLDNAAVIGRVKYGRYIVDDRTDGLVYRFVVLTENAGDRPITITSYTKDGKRIKSKYVFVDDDQGFKLESEDIADDIGHVE, encoded by the coding sequence ATGCAAACGTCCATTCTGTTCACAATTTTCCTGTCTGTAAAGTTTGCATTTACAGCAGACGAAGAGCCTGCAAATGGGAATTTGCGAGTAGGTAAAGGTGAGACCAAGGTCAAGGTCCCACTGGTAATAAACATCTCTGAAGACCTGCCGGAACAGAGCGTGGTCTATCAAAGCAGATCTTTCCCCAACCACTATTACTATGGAATCAAACCAGAGTATGATGCGGAATACAGGATTGGTGCAATTAAGGATGGTCAAGAAGTCATTATAGAAGATGACGAAAGGAGTGTTGGAAGAACATTCATGGTCGATACTACGGAAAGGGCCAATAAAGGACTTGGAATCTTCAAGTATGTTGATGTCAGCACAGTGTATAAAACCGAGTCTGGAGATCTCGAACATGATATAAGGGAATTTCTCAAAATGTCACAGCATCTACCATACAGGGAAATAGATAGACATCCTGTAGAAGTTGATGTATCGAGACAAGATGGAACACTGATAGTAAAAAGACTTGTCAAAGATGATGGCGAAATTCTCTACTTTATATCTAGGGACCTGGACAATGCCGCTGTGATTGGAAGGGTCAAATATGGCAGATACATTGTGGATGATAGAACAGATGGTCTCGTCTACAGATTTGTCGTATTAACTGAAAACGCGGGAGATCGTCCCATTACTATCACATCTTACACTAAAGATGGAAAACGCATCAAATCAAAATATGTCTTTGTAGATGATGATCAGGGATTTAAACTAGAAAGCGAAGACATTGCAGATGATATTGGACATGTGGAATAG
- a CDS encoding signal peptide containing protein (encoded by transcript BEWA_041870A) translates to MGIAKALLIILACRSCACGNVSDEDEKSKAYLTFEHKLVGVSLEISGRIDKNIFKVHNGSYCGISYRTYTTRSGYELTEVCDSGVIIWSSQGPGNSCLFARVTFKGCMRSYLRLYVRLQDGTYKMNTYKWEDSRWKIRNGTLYESSEDKSKVNAGKNARIRHSRLLRGSRGIMLDLTISNEAVSMSESKFRGVTTVLYTVAPGHFFTSIIDATSPIWDGRPGEICTIAKTHSDFNTKLLKIHVKNQASLEDQYYDRNQCGEWTRIEKPTFEAKVDEMKIRGQITPQPDLLCYEQLDDSV, encoded by the coding sequence ATGGGAATTGCAAAGGCTTTGCTGATAATCCTTGCATGCAGGTCATGTGCCTGTGGTAACGTTTCcgatgaagatgaaaagtcCAAGGCATATTTAACTTTTGAGCACAAACTTGTGGGTGTATCTCTAGAAATTTCCGGACGAATCGATAAAAATATCTTCAAGGTACACAATGGTAGCTACTGTGGAATTTCTTACCGTACCTATACTACTCGAAGTGGCTATGAATTAACGGAAGTTTGTGACAGCGGTGTAATTATCTGGTCTTCTCAAGGGCCAGGAAATAGTTGTCTATTTGCAAGGGTAACATTTAAGGGATGCATGAGATCATATCTCCGCCTGTACGTGCGATTACAGGACGGAACTTACAAAATGAACACTTACAAATGGGAAGATAGCAGATGGAAAATCAGGAATGGAACTCTTTACGAGTCATCAGAAGACAAATCCAAAGTAAACGCGGGTAAAAATGCAAGAATACGTCATTCTCGACTATTGAGAGGCTCTAGAGGCATAATGTTGGATCTGACAATTTCAAATGAAGCCGTGTCTATGAGTGAAAGTAAATTTCGGGGTGTAACTACCGTTTTATATACAGTTGCCCCGGGACATTTTTTTACTTCAATAATAGATGCCACATCACCTATCTGGGACGGACGTCCGGGTGAAATTTGTACAATCGCAAAAACACATTCTGACTTTAATACGAAGCTGTTAAAAATCCATGTAAAGAATCAGGCGTCTCTGGAAGACCAATATTATGATAGGAACCAGTGTGGAGAATGGACACGAATAGAAAAACCTACATTTGAAGCAAAGGTCGACGAAATGAAGATTAGAGGACAAATAACTCCACAACCGGATCTCCTATGCTACGAACAATTGGATGATTCTGTCTGA